Proteins from a genomic interval of Gemmatimonadota bacterium:
- a CDS encoding DEAD/DEAH box helicase — translation MQYVKGVGPRRAEQLARLGIETVEDLLYHIPFRYQDRREIKKICHLQVGDETAVTGQIARMERRFLARRRRWVLEAVVRDETGFLFLLWYHQHRYFQQRYQLGQRVLLYGKVEKGMKGGKWMIHPDMEPLEEDDETARVLPIYNKTTEMTVAAMRRIVHGAVDRYVDQVANGVPQEICERLNLMPLNHALRQLHSPSLDAEVVELNEATSQAHRAVVFDELFYLQLGMALRRRNTVREEGLSIVPGPLVQQIYSILPFQLTAAQERVVEAIFRDMAAPHPMNRLVQGDVGSGKTIVAFFAALAALDSGYQVAFMAPTELLAEQHYRTLTPLAEQLGLSMVLLTGEIRPKRKQEIYGLLERGEVEVAVGTHALIQEGVRFRHLGLAIVDEQHRFGVMQRAALRKRGVNPDILLLTATPIPRTLALTLYGDLDVSAIDERPPGRKPIATHVFHEGERKKASYLVRQGPPRPRPAGLCGLSAG, via the coding sequence GTGCAGTACGTCAAGGGCGTGGGGCCGCGTCGGGCCGAACAGCTGGCGCGGCTGGGCATAGAGACGGTCGAAGATCTGCTCTACCACATTCCCTTCCGCTATCAGGACCGGCGTGAAATCAAGAAAATCTGCCATCTTCAGGTGGGGGATGAGACCGCGGTCACCGGTCAAATCGCCCGGATGGAGCGTCGCTTTCTGGCCCGCCGGCGTCGCTGGGTGCTCGAAGCCGTTGTCCGAGACGAAACCGGTTTTCTCTTCCTGCTGTGGTATCACCAGCATCGCTATTTTCAGCAGCGCTATCAACTTGGTCAGCGGGTCCTGCTGTACGGCAAGGTCGAGAAGGGCATGAAGGGCGGCAAGTGGATGATCCACCCGGACATGGAGCCGCTGGAAGAGGATGACGAGACCGCCCGCGTCTTGCCCATTTACAATAAGACCACCGAAATGACGGTGGCTGCCATGCGCCGGATCGTGCATGGTGCCGTTGACCGCTACGTCGATCAGGTCGCCAACGGTGTGCCACAGGAAATTTGTGAGCGCTTGAATCTGATGCCGCTTAATCATGCCCTGCGGCAGTTACACTCTCCCTCGCTCGATGCTGAGGTTGTTGAACTCAATGAGGCCACCTCTCAGGCGCACCGGGCCGTGGTGTTCGATGAACTCTTTTATTTGCAACTGGGCATGGCGCTGCGCCGGCGCAATACCGTCCGGGAAGAGGGGTTGTCCATTGTGCCGGGACCGCTCGTCCAGCAAATATATAGTATCCTGCCGTTTCAATTGACCGCAGCCCAGGAGCGGGTGGTCGAGGCGATTTTTCGAGATATGGCCGCTCCCCACCCCATGAACCGTTTGGTCCAGGGGGATGTTGGGTCGGGCAAGACGATCGTGGCCTTTTTTGCGGCCCTGGCCGCTCTCGATAGCGGCTACCAGGTGGCTTTCATGGCTCCAACGGAACTCCTGGCCGAGCAGCACTACCGGACGCTGACGCCGCTGGCCGAGCAACTCGGTCTGTCCATGGTGCTGCTGACCGGAGAAATCCGCCCGAAACGGAAACAAGAGATATATGGCCTCCTGGAACGGGGCGAGGTCGAGGTCGCGGTCGGTACGCACGCCCTGATCCAGGAGGGCGTGCGCTTTCGGCATCTGGGCCTGGCCATTGTGGATGAGCAGCATCGCTTTGGGGTGATGCAGCGCGCCGCCCTGCGGAAACGCGGTGTGAACCCGGATATTCTGCTGCTGACCGCAACCCCGATCCCCCGCACCCTGGCCCTGACCCTGTACGGCGACCTGGATGTCTCAGCTATTGATGAACGCCCGCCCGGCCGCAAGCCGATTGCGACGCATGTGTTCCATGAAGGCGAGCGGAAAAAAGCCTCTTATCTTGTCAGACAAGGACCACCTCGACCGCGGCCAGCAGGCCTATGTGGTCTATCCGCTGGTTGA
- a CDS encoding helicase-related protein — MSDKDHLDRGQQAYVVYPLVEESEKSDLKAATSMAKELARTFFAKYSVGLVHGRMKGDEKDAVMQRFKAGEHHLLVSTTVIEVGIDVPNATVMVIEHAERFGLAQLHQLRGRVGRGQAASLCLLLAQYAPGDESQRRLQVMTETDDGFKIAEADLTFRGPGEFLGTRQSGMPDFRVANIVRDSKLLETARDEALAWLERDPNLTTPESRRLRVVLEDRWAGRLELARVG; from the coding sequence TTGTCAGACAAGGACCACCTCGACCGCGGCCAGCAGGCCTATGTGGTCTATCCGCTGGTTGAGGAATCCGAGAAGTCCGACCTGAAGGCCGCGACCTCCATGGCCAAAGAGCTGGCCCGGACCTTTTTTGCAAAATATTCGGTCGGGCTCGTCCACGGCCGCATGAAGGGCGACGAAAAAGACGCGGTCATGCAGCGTTTTAAGGCTGGCGAGCATCACCTGCTGGTTTCGACCACCGTCATTGAGGTCGGCATTGACGTGCCGAACGCGACCGTCATGGTGATCGAGCATGCCGAGCGCTTCGGCCTGGCCCAGTTGCACCAGTTGCGCGGTCGAGTCGGACGCGGGCAGGCGGCCTCCTTATGTTTGCTGCTGGCCCAATACGCGCCGGGCGACGAGTCCCAGCGGCGTCTTCAGGTCATGACGGAAACCGACGACGGCTTCAAAATTGCCGAAGCCGACCTGACGTTTCGCGGGCCGGGCGAGTTTCTGGGCACGCGTCAGTCCGGCATGCCCGACTTCCGGGTGGCCAATATCGTGCGTGACAGCAAACTGCTGGAAACCGCGCGGGACGAAGCCCTGGCCTGGCTCGAACGCGACCCCAACCTGACCACCCCCGAATCCCGCCGCCTCCGCGTCGTCCTCGAAGACCGCTGGGCCGGCCGGCTGGAACTGGCCAGGGTGGGCTGA